The Deinococcus depolymerans genome has a segment encoding these proteins:
- a CDS encoding GTP pyrophosphokinase family protein, with protein MNDVLVKDYETNLPQFEGLRDAAVAHTSRLLEQAGLNIHHVTGRVKKPMSLEDKLRRKPGRYRSLSDVTDLVAVRVITYFESDVGAVARLIEANHRVDWENSIDKSKMHDPDRFGYMGVHYVVQVTPDTPELAAFAGMGFEVQIRSILQHAWAEIEHDLGYKNREAIPREVQRRFYRLAGLLEMADEEFMALHRLSRDYAATLPERVQEAPDSVFIDAQSMKHLLGIAPVRDLDDGVAGALNVLLLTGWPDPERPQRLASLLHYVGVHSVGALQKELRRHREEILAFAARLMPMLREAWTPAGGARPGTSVVHYGLLRACANPSLDPHEIVSMLDMRGVLSSDQLVEAVRGAYADVQRLLPDSSRSA; from the coding sequence ATGAACGACGTGCTGGTGAAGGACTACGAGACGAACCTGCCGCAGTTCGAGGGGCTGCGGGACGCGGCCGTGGCGCACACGTCGCGGCTGCTGGAGCAGGCGGGCCTGAACATCCATCACGTCACGGGCCGCGTGAAGAAACCCATGAGCCTGGAGGACAAGTTGCGCCGCAAGCCGGGCCGGTACCGGTCGCTGTCGGACGTGACGGACCTCGTGGCGGTGCGCGTGATCACGTACTTCGAGTCGGACGTGGGGGCCGTGGCGCGCCTGATCGAGGCGAACCACCGCGTGGACTGGGAGAACTCCATCGACAAGAGCAAGATGCACGACCCGGACCGCTTCGGGTACATGGGCGTGCATTACGTGGTGCAGGTCACGCCGGACACGCCGGAACTCGCGGCGTTCGCGGGCATGGGGTTCGAGGTGCAGATCCGTTCGATCCTCCAGCATGCCTGGGCGGAGATCGAGCATGACCTGGGGTACAAGAACCGCGAGGCGATCCCGCGGGAGGTGCAGCGGCGTTTCTACCGGCTGGCGGGCCTGCTGGAGATGGCGGACGAGGAGTTCATGGCCCTGCACCGCCTGTCGCGCGATTACGCCGCGACACTGCCCGAGCGGGTGCAGGAGGCGCCGGACAGCGTGTTCATCGACGCGCAGAGCATGAAGCACCTGCTGGGCATCGCGCCCGTGCGGGACCTGGACGACGGGGTGGCCGGGGCGCTGAACGTGCTGCTGCTGACCGGCTGGCCCGACCCGGAGCGGCCGCAGCGACTGGCGAGCCTGCTGCATTACGTGGGCGTGCACTCGGTGGGGGCGCTGCAGAAGGAGTTGCGGCGCCACCGGGAGGAGATCCTGGCGTTCGCCGCGCGCCTGATGCCGATGCTGCGCGAGGCGTGGACCCCGGCGGGCGGCGCGCGGCCCGGTACCAGCGTGGTGCATTACGGGCTGCTGCGCGCCTGCGCGAACCCCAGCCTGGACCCGCACGAGATCGTGAGCATGCTGGACATGCGCGGCGTGCTGAGCAGCGATCAGCTGGTGGAGGCAGTGCGCGGCGCGTACGCGGACGTGCAGCGGCTCCTGCCGGACAGTTCCCGTTCCGCCTGA
- a CDS encoding SDR family oxidoreductase, translating to MSVVRPVTLVTGAAGGIGAALARRLASSHDLILSGRNVGALEALCAEVGGAALVLDLTRPESFEDALAGVGRVSNVVHNAGVVELGAVAEQKHAVWSHTLAVNVVAPAELTRLLLPRVRVERGSVVFVNSGAGLRANAGWGSYAASKFGLKALADALREEEAGAGVRVSSVYPGRTATPMQAKVRAQEGAAYTPEAFIDPDSVAATIEFVLNAPRDATLPDVSVRPGPR from the coding sequence ATGAGTGTCGTTCGGCCGGTGACGTTGGTGACGGGAGCTGCGGGTGGGATTGGGGCGGCGTTGGCGCGGCGGTTGGCGTCTTCGCATGATCTGATCCTGTCGGGGCGGAATGTGGGGGCGCTGGAGGCCCTGTGTGCGGAGGTGGGGGGTGCGGCGCTGGTGCTGGACCTGACGCGCCCGGAATCGTTCGAGGACGCGCTGGCGGGGGTGGGGCGCGTGTCGAACGTGGTGCACAACGCGGGCGTGGTGGAACTGGGCGCGGTGGCGGAGCAGAAGCATGCGGTGTGGTCGCACACGCTGGCGGTGAACGTGGTCGCCCCGGCGGAGTTGACGCGGCTGCTGTTGCCGCGCGTGCGCGTCGAGCGGGGGTCGGTGGTGTTCGTGAACAGTGGTGCGGGCCTGCGCGCGAACGCGGGGTGGGGGAGTTACGCGGCCAGCAAGTTCGGCCTGAAGGCGCTGGCGGACGCCCTGCGGGAGGAGGAGGCGGGCGCCGGGGTGCGCGTGTCGAGCGTGTACCCGGGCCGCACGGCGACGCCCATGCAGGCGAAGGTGCGCGCTCAGGAGGGCGCGGCGTACACGCCGGAGGCGTTCATCGATCCGGATTCGGTGGCGGCCACCATCGAGTTCGTGCTGAACGCCCCGCGCGACGCGACGCTGCCGGACGTGAGCGTGCGCCCCGGCCCCCGCTGA
- a CDS encoding acetyl ornithine aminotransferase family protein yields the protein MTTLPKPRQPELKTSLPGPKTAAIMERDSQHLSTSYMRPYPFVPDHGEGVWLTDVDGNTMLDFFAGIAVSTTGHAHPHVVKAVQEQITKFTHVCLTDYPQEITTSLAERMVKHVEKPGEKWRVFFGNSGAEAVEAAVKLARNHTGRSHIISTIGSFHGRTYGAITLTGSKTKYKRGFGPLLPNVSHVPYPNPFRPPLGATAETCGQAVIDHIEGLFQTIIPADEVAAIIIEPMQGEGGYIVPPADFLPKLRALCDRHGIMLIFDEVQAGMGRSGKMYSFQHFDGVQPDIITVAKGIASGMPISAMLAKESVMTWPVGSHGSTYGGNPVAAAAAHATLDLLEGVVKHPGCGDSLMHNAAQVGEFIMTELKAMQAEFPFLGDVRGAGMFIGLEFVKPDGSPDGKLRDAASMAMFERGLLNLDCGEAVIRISPPLILTREEAATGLEIMRDALRALK from the coding sequence ATGACCACCCTTCCCAAACCCCGTCAGCCTGAACTGAAGACCTCCCTGCCCGGCCCGAAGACCGCTGCGATCATGGAGCGCGATTCACAGCACCTCTCGACCTCGTACATGCGGCCCTATCCGTTCGTGCCGGATCACGGGGAGGGCGTGTGGCTGACCGACGTGGACGGCAACACCATGCTGGATTTCTTTGCGGGGATCGCGGTCAGCACGACCGGGCACGCGCATCCGCATGTGGTGAAGGCGGTGCAGGAGCAGATCACTAAATTTACGCACGTGTGCCTGACGGACTACCCGCAGGAGATCACGACCAGCCTCGCGGAGCGCATGGTGAAGCATGTCGAGAAGCCCGGTGAGAAGTGGCGCGTGTTCTTCGGGAACAGCGGCGCGGAAGCGGTCGAGGCGGCGGTCAAGCTGGCCCGGAACCATACGGGGCGGTCGCACATCATCAGCACCATCGGGTCGTTCCACGGGCGCACGTACGGGGCGATCACGCTGACGGGCAGCAAGACGAAGTACAAGCGGGGCTTCGGGCCGCTGCTGCCGAACGTGTCGCACGTGCCGTACCCGAACCCGTTCCGTCCGCCGCTGGGCGCGACGGCCGAGACGTGCGGGCAGGCCGTGATCGACCACATCGAGGGCCTGTTCCAGACGATCATTCCGGCGGACGAGGTGGCGGCCATCATCATCGAACCGATGCAGGGCGAGGGCGGGTACATCGTGCCTCCTGCCGACTTCCTCCCGAAACTGCGGGCGCTGTGCGACCGGCACGGCATCATGCTGATCTTCGACGAGGTGCAGGCGGGCATGGGCCGCAGCGGGAAGATGTACTCCTTCCAGCATTTCGACGGCGTGCAGCCGGACATCATCACGGTCGCGAAGGGCATCGCGTCCGGCATGCCGATCAGCGCGATGCTCGCCAAGGAGAGCGTCATGACGTGGCCGGTCGGGTCGCACGGCAGCACGTACGGCGGGAACCCCGTGGCGGCCGCCGCCGCGCACGCCACGCTGGACCTGCTCGAGGGCGTCGTCAAACACCCCGGCTGCGGCGACAGCCTGATGCACAACGCCGCGCAGGTCGGTGAATTCATCATGACCGAACTGAAAGCCATGCAGGCGGAATTCCCGTTCCTGGGCGACGTGCGCGGCGCCGGGATGTTCATCGGCCTGGAGTTCGTGAAACCGGACGGCAGCCCCGACGGGAAACTGCGTGACGCGGCCAGCATGGCCATGTTCGAACGCGGCCTGCTGAACCTCGACTGCGGCGAGGCCGTCATCCGCATCAGCCCGCCCCTGATCCTCACGCGCGAGGAAGCCGCGACGGGCCTGGAGATCATGCGGGACGCCTTGCGCGCCCTGAAGTAA
- a CDS encoding KamA family radical SAM protein, whose protein sequence is MPIHPNATTDSQTMLPRNHRAPRWADVPDEQWYDWKWQLKNRINTVEELESVIRLTDSERQGASAKGIFRLDITPYFASLMHPTDPTCPVRRQVIPTHHELEPFTSMMEDSLAEDKHSPVPGLVHRYPDRVLMLVTTQCASYCRYCTRSRIVGDPSETFNPAEYEAQLNYLRNTPQVRDVLLSGGDPLTLAPKVLGRLLAELRKIEHIEIIRIGTRVPVFMPMRVTQELCDVLAENHPVWMNIHVNHPREITPEVADACDRLTRAGVPLGNQSVLLRGVNDHPVIMQKLVRELVKIRVRPYYIYQCDLVHGAGHLRTTVSKGLEIMESLRGHTSGYSVPTYVVDAPGGGGKIPVAPNYVLSHSPEKLILRNFEGYIAAYSEPTDYTGPDMLVPTDWQRKEPGQSGIYGLMEGERISIEPKEFSESRNRPGATKHRLNSREDKWAAHGIGLDVAVTDTAPDGMVQAAQPVSGD, encoded by the coding sequence ATGCCCATTCACCCGAACGCCACCACCGACAGCCAGACCATGCTTCCCCGCAACCACCGCGCGCCCCGCTGGGCCGACGTGCCCGACGAGCAGTGGTACGACTGGAAATGGCAGCTCAAGAACCGCATCAACACCGTCGAGGAACTCGAATCGGTCATCCGCCTGACCGACAGTGAACGCCAGGGCGCTAGCGCCAAGGGGATCTTCCGACTGGACATCACGCCGTACTTCGCGTCCCTGATGCACCCCACGGACCCCACCTGCCCCGTCCGCAGGCAGGTGATCCCCACGCACCACGAGCTGGAACCGTTCACGTCCATGATGGAAGACTCCCTGGCCGAGGACAAGCACAGCCCCGTGCCCGGCCTCGTGCACCGCTACCCGGACCGCGTGCTGATGCTGGTGACCACGCAGTGCGCCAGCTACTGCCGCTACTGCACCCGCAGCCGCATCGTCGGCGACCCCAGCGAGACCTTCAACCCCGCCGAGTACGAGGCGCAACTGAACTACCTGCGCAACACGCCCCAGGTGCGCGACGTACTCCTGTCCGGCGGCGACCCCCTCACGCTCGCCCCGAAAGTCCTGGGCCGCCTGCTTGCGGAACTCCGCAAGATCGAACACATCGAGATCATCCGCATCGGCACGCGCGTGCCCGTGTTCATGCCCATGCGCGTCACCCAGGAACTCTGCGACGTGCTGGCCGAGAACCACCCCGTCTGGATGAACATCCACGTCAACCACCCCCGCGAGATCACCCCCGAAGTCGCCGACGCCTGCGACCGCCTGACGCGCGCCGGCGTGCCGCTCGGCAACCAGAGCGTCCTGCTGCGCGGCGTGAACGACCACCCCGTCATCATGCAGAAACTCGTGCGGGAACTCGTCAAGATCCGCGTCCGCCCCTACTACATCTACCAGTGCGACCTCGTCCACGGCGCCGGACACCTCCGCACCACCGTGTCCAAGGGCCTGGAGATCATGGAAAGCCTGCGCGGCCACACCAGCGGCTACTCGGTGCCCACCTACGTCGTCGACGCGCCCGGCGGCGGCGGCAAGATCCCCGTCGCGCCCAACTACGTCCTGAGCCACAGCCCCGAGAAGCTCATCCTCCGGAACTTCGAGGGCTACATCGCCGCGTACAGCGAACCCACCGACTATACCGGCCCCGACATGCTCGTCCCCACCGACTGGCAGCGCAAGGAACCCGGCCAGAGCGGCATCTACGGCCTGATGGAAGGCGAACGCATCAGCATCGAGCCCAAGGAATTCAGCGAGAGCCGCAACCGCCCCGGCGCGACCAAACACCGCCTGAACAGCCGCGAGGACAAATGGGCCGCCCACGGCATCGGCCTGGACGTGGCCGTGACCGATACCGCGCCCGACGGCATGGTGCAGGCCGCGCAACCCGTCAGCGGCGACTGA
- a CDS encoding NAD(P)/FAD-dependent oxidoreductase produces the protein MADLPPPRAGRVQADLLDVVIVGAGPAGLSAALTLGRSRRRVLLLDGGPPRNASVSAGHGLITRDGMHPADLKAQALADLAPYDVTVCADGAREVRRDPDGAFAVRVGQDWHRTRVLLFATGVQDVLPAVPGLRDRWGQGVYHCPYCDGWEHEGRALAVYGCGQSAHHLALTVRAWSDRVTLICDGDPALTPEQTRDLRRVGVRIRTEAVRHLRGGPLEDQPVCVTFRGAPPLLVDAVFLAPEQQQGSHLPASLGCHLSDRGRVQVDDQQETSVPGVFAVGDMTGAPQYVVQAAAAGMHAAQVINTRLIHAAVHSLGAAFHKTPDDGAEVPRPPEADDE, from the coding sequence GTGGCGGACTTGCCGCCCCCCCGGGCAGGTCGGGTGCAGGCGGACCTGCTGGACGTGGTGATCGTCGGGGCAGGCCCGGCGGGCCTGAGTGCCGCGCTGACGCTGGGCCGCTCGCGGCGGCGGGTGCTGCTGCTGGACGGCGGCCCGCCCCGCAACGCGAGCGTGTCGGCCGGGCACGGACTCATCACGCGCGACGGGATGCACCCGGCGGACCTGAAAGCGCAGGCGCTGGCGGACCTCGCGCCGTACGACGTGACCGTCTGCGCCGACGGTGCGCGCGAGGTGCGCCGCGACCCCGACGGGGCGTTCGCCGTGCGGGTCGGTCAGGACTGGCACCGCACGCGCGTGCTGCTGTTCGCCACCGGCGTGCAGGACGTCCTGCCGGCCGTGCCGGGCCTGCGGGACCGCTGGGGGCAGGGTGTGTACCACTGTCCGTACTGCGACGGCTGGGAACACGAGGGCCGCGCGCTCGCCGTGTACGGCTGCGGCCAGAGCGCTCACCACCTGGCCCTGACGGTCCGGGCGTGGTCGGACCGCGTGACCCTGATCTGCGATGGCGACCCGGCCCTCACGCCCGAACAGACCCGCGATCTGCGCCGCGTCGGCGTCCGCATCCGCACGGAAGCTGTCCGTCACCTGCGCGGCGGTCCCCTCGAAGACCAGCCGGTGTGCGTCACCTTCCGGGGCGCGCCGCCCCTCCTGGTGGACGCCGTGTTCCTCGCGCCCGAACAGCAGCAGGGCAGCCACCTGCCCGCCTCGCTCGGCTGCCACCTGAGCGACCGGGGCCGCGTGCAGGTCGACGACCAGCAGGAAACCAGCGTCCCCGGCGTGTTCGCCGTGGGCGACATGACCGGCGCCCCGCAGTACGTGGTGCAGGCCGCCGCCGCTGGAATGCACGCCGCGCAGGTCATCAACACCCGCCTCATCCACGCGGCCGTGCATTCCCTGGGCGCCGCGTTCCACAAGACCCCCGATGACGGCGCAGAAGTGCCCCGCCCCCCCGAAGCCGACGATGAGTAG
- a CDS encoding HAD family hydrolase — MSIHAILFDLDGTLHDRAATLRAWLAEHTRQFSLPDTYAPRFLELEDHGYRPKAQVIPQLVQELGLPHHPQTLLDTYAHHVRHAVPMPHAHAVLRELRARGVRTGIVTNGWEDLQRTCADRCGLTDLIDDLVISRAVGLSKPDPAIYRLALNHLGVSAQHTWFVGDSPRNDIAGPQAVGLCAAWLPTTHPLQGKVPDVILRDLRDVLGL; from the coding sequence GTGAGTATCCACGCCATCCTCTTCGACCTCGACGGCACCCTCCACGACCGCGCCGCCACCCTCCGCGCGTGGCTCGCCGAACACACCCGGCAGTTCAGCCTCCCCGACACCTACGCCCCCCGCTTCCTCGAACTCGAAGATCACGGCTACCGCCCCAAAGCCCAGGTCATCCCCCAGCTCGTGCAGGAACTCGGCCTCCCACACCACCCCCAGACCCTCCTCGACACCTACGCCCACCACGTCCGGCACGCCGTCCCCATGCCCCACGCGCACGCCGTCCTGCGCGAACTCCGCGCGCGGGGCGTCCGCACCGGCATCGTCACCAACGGCTGGGAAGACCTCCAGCGCACCTGCGCCGACCGCTGCGGCCTCACCGACCTGATCGACGACCTCGTCATCAGCCGAGCCGTCGGCCTCAGCAAACCCGACCCGGCCATCTACCGGCTCGCGCTGAACCACCTCGGCGTCAGCGCCCAGCACACATGGTTCGTGGGCGACTCGCCCCGCAACGACATCGCCGGGCCGCAGGCGGTGGGGCTGTGCGCCGCGTGGCTCCCCACCACGCACCCGCTTCAGGGCAAGGTTCCGGACGTGATTCTTCGGGATCTGCGGGATGTGCTGGGGTTGTAG
- a CDS encoding peroxiredoxin gives MSLQVGQPAPDFTRRSDDGRTVSLQTRRGQWTVLYFYPRASSAGCSIEAQRFEAALPEFERRGAQVIGVSTDTEARQARFRDTCSLTFPLIPDSDRSLAQAYGVIGGLSGLLGMTGRATFLIDPHGTVAWIHRSPNPMTHVTGALRELEAAHQTGAATTA, from the coding sequence ATGAGCCTCCAAGTCGGACAGCCCGCCCCGGACTTCACGCGCCGCAGCGACGACGGCCGCACCGTCTCCCTGCAGACCCGGCGCGGACAGTGGACGGTGCTGTACTTCTACCCGCGCGCCAGCAGCGCCGGATGCAGCATCGAGGCGCAGCGCTTCGAGGCGGCCCTCCCGGAATTCGAACGGCGCGGCGCGCAGGTGATCGGCGTCAGCACCGACACCGAGGCCCGCCAGGCCCGGTTCCGCGACACCTGCTCCCTGACGTTCCCCCTGATTCCCGACAGCGACCGCAGCCTCGCGCAGGCGTACGGCGTGATCGGCGGCCTGAGCGGCCTGCTCGGCATGACCGGCCGCGCCACGTTCCTGATCGACCCGCACGGCACTGTCGCCTGGATTCACCGCAGCCCCAACCCCATGACGCACGTCACGGGCGCCCTGAGGGAACTGGAAGCCGCGCACCAGACCGGCGCGGCCACCACAGCCTGA
- the tilS gene encoding tRNA lysidine(34) synthetase TilS has translation MSDVAESLLRPLRPYAGEVVVVGVSGGADSVALLRALRLVGARPVAAHLDHALRPDSAQDAAWVQALAARLGVPFVGGRVDVAAVAARRGWNTEDAARRLRYDFLTRTAKAQGAQVILTAHTRRDQAETVLTALLRGEAALHGIPAARGRVRRPWLDVPRADLEALLRAQGQDWREDPTNADPAYTRAWIRREVLPVLTARYPAAEEALARVARTQAEDDDALTGQAARLSAHAPRRSVPPSVLRRWLRAELRRAGLAFHALHLEALAGALRAGETAHVTLPGGRDVTVTGGQLYLTRQAYPEPEFPIPAGWVRRARRNGDRITLPGGTRKLSDVLTDRHVPRADRDRVPLLASDQGVQWVGLRPPVWAVGAREAAGQPPDPLHAAMGEALAQAREAAAAQEVPVGAVVLGPGGQVVGRGRNTSREHGDMTRHAELAALRDAARTLGTAYLSGCTLVVTLEPCPMCLGAALEARVGHIVYGAANPRAGALGGVTDLLAAHWGHTPTVTGGVRGREAARLLKDVFGRLREDRHRDDR, from the coding sequence GTGTCTGACGTTGCTGAGTCCCTGCTGCGGCCCCTGCGTCCCTACGCGGGCGAGGTCGTGGTGGTGGGCGTGTCGGGCGGTGCGGACAGCGTGGCGCTGCTGCGGGCGCTGCGGCTGGTGGGGGCGCGGCCGGTCGCGGCGCATCTGGATCACGCGCTGCGGCCCGACTCTGCCCAGGACGCCGCGTGGGTGCAGGCGCTCGCGGCGCGGCTGGGCGTGCCGTTCGTGGGGGGGCGGGTGGACGTGGCGGCGGTCGCGGCGCGGCGCGGCTGGAACACCGAGGACGCCGCCCGTCGCCTGCGCTACGACTTCCTGACCCGCACGGCGAAGGCGCAGGGGGCGCAGGTGATCCTGACGGCGCACACGCGGCGCGATCAGGCCGAGACGGTCCTGACGGCCCTGCTGCGCGGCGAGGCCGCCTTGCACGGTATTCCCGCCGCGCGCGGGCGGGTGCGCCGCCCCTGGCTGGACGTGCCCCGCGCCGATCTGGAGGCGTTGCTGCGCGCGCAGGGGCAGGACTGGCGCGAGGACCCCACGAACGCCGACCCCGCTTACACCCGCGCCTGGATCCGCCGGGAGGTCCTGCCGGTCCTGACCGCCCGCTACCCGGCGGCCGAGGAGGCCCTGGCCCGCGTGGCCCGCACGCAGGCCGAGGACGACGACGCCCTGACCGGGCAGGCCGCCCGCCTGAGCGCGCACGCCCCGCGCCGCAGCGTGCCCCCGTCCGTGCTGCGCCGCTGGCTGCGCGCCGAGTTGCGCCGCGCCGGACTGGCCTTTCATGCGCTGCACCTGGAAGCGCTGGCCGGGGCGCTCCGGGCGGGGGAGACGGCGCACGTCACCCTGCCCGGTGGGCGGGACGTGACGGTCACAGGTGGGCAGCTGTACCTGACCCGGCAGGCGTACCCGGAACCGGAGTTCCCGATTCCTGCCGGCTGGGTGCGGCGCGCCCGGCGGAACGGGGACCGCATCACCCTGCCCGGCGGGACGCGCAAACTCAGCGACGTGCTGACCGACCGGCACGTGCCGCGCGCCGACCGTGACCGCGTGCCGCTGCTCGCCTCCGATCAGGGCGTGCAGTGGGTGGGCCTCCGGCCGCCCGTCTGGGCCGTCGGTGCGCGCGAGGCGGCCGGGCAGCCCCCGGATCCGCTGCACGCCGCGATGGGTGAGGCGCTGGCACAGGCGCGAGAGGCCGCCGCCGCGCAGGAAGTGCCGGTCGGCGCGGTCGTCCTCGGCCCCGGCGGGCAGGTGGTCGGGCGGGGCCGCAACACCAGCCGCGAGCATGGCGACATGACCCGGCACGCCGAACTGGCCGCCCTGCGGGACGCCGCCCGCACCCTCGGCACCGCGTACCTGAGCGGCTGCACGCTGGTCGTCACGCTCGAACCCTGCCCCATGTGCCTCGGCGCGGCGCTCGAAGCGCGGGTCGGGCACATCGTGTACGGCGCCGCGAACCCCAGGGCCGGTGCGCTGGGCGGCGTGACCGACCTCCTTGCCGCGCACTGGGGGCACACCCCGACCGTCACGGGTGGCGTGCGGGGGCGAGAGGCCGCCCGCCTCCTGAAAGACGTGTTCGGCCGTCTGCGTGAGGACCGGCACAGAGACGATCGCTAG
- a CDS encoding N-acetylmuramoyl-L-alanine amidase family protein — MRPTLPLLALIALLSAGTPTGQAAPPAPNGVFVAYPPDGHRVPFDHVILEGRVPPGSTLSVSGRAVPTGPDGLFMEWWPLRGGVNTLTLTARQGGRVTGNRTLRVTRAATPILPTRPTRILPGSVTPARPVEFWDAPGDTPAERRVTVSVQGSAGARASVRLGSAAPTPMREGPPGTYRADLPVPPAPQASAPLTVTLTGPDGRTVTAAAPGRVTVQSGAARSGTQRPGQVPGPGLNASSTVLTTLTGQSLLYPRTDMTFTVVGRQEGDLRVRLTGGQSALITATQLDLGAPGSAPLAWTGGPVQLEPDRLDAPTLAVTPDPGPATPPGVNDLPALPPTEAGNATPPPAAPTVQAPTPADPTRLTLLIPTGPARPPFTLEQTDPRTLTLTLFGPPTTPLTPPDPHPLLARTDLQTTPGTTRLTLTLNAPVWGFTADHDGPHLRLNVRTPPTPDPTRPLQGRTLTLDPGHGGTQNGGAGSLGTPEKDLVLPITLRAAELLRAQGATIHLTRTTDTTVGLYDRGQLAHDTGSDLLISVHANALPDGRDPRGIRGPEIYYTHPQAHPLAAALLAALRAGLPDLGPGAGLKPGADLALTRPTSQPSVLIETGYLTDPGNLRLLNSPAGQERLAQAIAAGVLAYYRGLVR, encoded by the coding sequence ATGCGCCCCACCCTGCCGCTGCTGGCCCTGATCGCCCTCCTGAGCGCCGGGACGCCGACCGGCCAGGCCGCCCCGCCCGCCCCGAACGGCGTGTTCGTCGCGTACCCCCCGGACGGCCACCGCGTGCCGTTCGACCACGTGATCCTCGAAGGCCGCGTGCCGCCCGGCTCGACGCTGAGCGTCTCCGGCCGCGCCGTCCCCACCGGCCCGGACGGACTGTTCATGGAATGGTGGCCGCTCAGAGGCGGCGTGAACACCCTCACCCTGACCGCCCGGCAGGGAGGCCGCGTCACCGGCAACCGCACCCTGCGCGTCACGCGCGCCGCCACGCCCATCCTGCCGACGCGGCCCACCCGCATCCTGCCCGGCAGTGTCACGCCCGCCCGGCCGGTCGAGTTCTGGGACGCACCCGGCGACACGCCCGCCGAACGCCGCGTGACCGTCAGCGTGCAGGGCAGCGCCGGAGCGCGCGCCAGCGTCCGCCTCGGCAGCGCCGCGCCCACCCCCATGCGCGAGGGACCGCCCGGCACGTACCGCGCCGACCTGCCCGTCCCCCCGGCCCCCCAGGCCAGCGCCCCCCTGACCGTCACCCTGACCGGCCCGGACGGCCGCACCGTCACCGCTGCCGCCCCCGGCCGCGTGACCGTGCAGAGCGGCGCCGCCCGCAGCGGCACCCAGCGCCCCGGACAGGTGCCGGGCCCCGGCCTGAACGCCAGCAGCACCGTCCTGACCACCCTGACCGGCCAGTCCCTGCTGTACCCCCGCACCGACATGACCTTCACCGTCGTCGGCCGGCAGGAAGGCGACCTGCGCGTGCGCCTGACTGGCGGCCAGAGCGCCCTGATCACCGCTACGCAACTCGACCTGGGCGCCCCCGGCAGCGCCCCCCTCGCCTGGACCGGCGGCCCCGTCCAGCTGGAACCCGACCGACTGGACGCCCCCACCCTGGCAGTCACGCCCGACCCCGGCCCCGCCACCCCGCCCGGCGTGAACGACCTGCCCGCCCTGCCCCCCACCGAGGCCGGGAACGCCACCCCCCCACCGGCAGCACCGACCGTCCAGGCACCCACCCCGGCCGACCCCACCCGCCTCACCCTCCTGATCCCCACCGGACCCGCCCGGCCCCCGTTCACCCTCGAACAGACCGACCCGCGCACCCTCACCCTCACCCTCTTCGGCCCGCCCACCACACCCCTCACCCCGCCCGACCCGCACCCCCTGCTGGCCCGCACCGACCTGCAAACCACCCCCGGCACCACCCGCCTCACCCTCACCCTGAACGCCCCCGTCTGGGGTTTCACCGCCGACCACGACGGCCCCCACCTGCGCCTGAACGTCCGCACGCCCCCCACCCCCGACCCCACCCGCCCCCTGCAGGGCCGCACCCTCACCCTCGACCCCGGCCACGGCGGCACCCAGAACGGCGGCGCCGGCAGCCTCGGCACCCCCGAAAAAGACCTCGTGCTGCCCATCACCCTCCGCGCCGCCGAACTCCTGCGTGCCCAGGGCGCCACCATCCACCTCACCCGCACCACCGACACCACCGTCGGCCTGTACGACCGCGGCCAGCTCGCCCACGACACAGGCAGCGACCTCCTCATCAGCGTCCACGCCAACGCCCTCCCCGACGGCCGCGACCCGCGCGGCATCCGCGGCCCCGAGATCTACTACACCCACCCCCAGGCCCACCCCCTCGCCGCCGCCCTCCTCGCCGCCCTCCGCGCCGGCCTCCCGGACCTCGGCCCCGGCGCCGGCCTGAAACCCGGCGCGGACCTCGCCCTCACCCGACCCACCAGCCAACCCAGCGTCCTGATCGAAACCGGGTACCTGACCGACCCCGGCAACCTGCGCCTGCTGAACAGCCCGGCCGGACAGGAACGGCTCGCTCAGGCCATCGCGGCGGGGGTTCTCGCGTACTACCGGGGGCTTGTGCGGTAA